A genomic window from Lutra lutra chromosome 17, mLutLut1.2, whole genome shotgun sequence includes:
- the LOC125089523 gene encoding uncharacterized protein LOC125089523, which produces MKILILTWRRRPSGLEEREQMLTEWDLNKGFLVPSPAPPVPSRMAQLEADNKEGPHGVSLPLGSGDLVSWSSQPLWGPARGWVLCMVSPGSAFAGEEAVFPLHTASSMDPRPGHCVALIMSEVSRPSGSLTLTCGPLQSGSTRVSACLRVSCVFDIRFRSCLKSCFYSWCFFKPLVHMSCVWFSSHVGSLALRLSLFCAGTACHTDICVEPSEPSLVTKCVKAVPAHPKGKCLQRSLRPEGHFRELEEHRSELRLHSGCGGVLDPSGPQLPSPGQWDHPAPLGLLPWMHILAPRGAPRCPGPATLGFADSILLCRAALAALGSRHQFPQQPFCLFGTVSWGLLEKGFSAEFQQMSTVPPPCLEGSQLLPWLPS; this is translated from the exons ATGAAG ATCCTTATCCTCACCTGGCGGAGGAGGCCGTCAGGCCTTGAGGAAAGAGAGCAGATGCTGACAGAGTGGGACCTGAACAAAGGCTTCCTGGTCCCCAGTCCtgctcctcctgtcccctccaggATGGCACAGCTGGAGGCCGATAATAAGGAAGGTCCTCATGGAGTGTCCCTTCCACTCGGCTCGGGTGACCTGGTGTCATGGAGCTCGCAGCCCTTGTGGGGACCTGCCAGAGGCTGGGTACTTTGTATGGTTTCTCCTGGTTCTGCTTTCGCAGGGGAGGAGGCTGTGTTCCCTCTGCACACAGCCAGCAGCATGGACCCCCGTCCTGGCCACTGTGTGGCCCTCATCATGTCAGAGGTTTCCAGACCGAGTGGAAGCCTCACCCTCACTTGTGGACCACTGCAGTCTGGATCCACACGTGTGTCTGCGTGCTTGCGTGTGTCATGTGTGTTTGACATCCGTTTCCGGTCTTGTTTGAAGAGTTGTTTCTATAGCTGGTGTTTCTTTAAACCACTGGTCCACATGTCATGTGTGTGGTTCTCCTCACATGTGGGCTCCTTGGCGCTGAgactttctctcttctgtgcaGGGACAGCATGCCACACGGACATCTGTGTGGAACCATCAGAGCCGAGCCTGGTTACGAAATGCGTGAAGGCCGTGCCAGCGCATCCCAAGGGAAA GTGTCTCCAAAGGAGTCTGAGGCCCGAGGGGCATTTCAGAGAGCTGGAAGAGCATCGTTCTGAGCTCAGGCTGCATTCTGGCTGTGGCGGTGTCCTTGACCCCTCGGGGCCTCAGCTTCCATCTCCTGGACAATGGGACCATCCTGCCCCCCTCGGATTGTTGCCATGGATGCACATCCTGGCGCCTCGAGGAGCTCCGCGATGCCCAGGACCAGCGACACTGGGATTTGCTGACTCCATCCTTCTCTGTAGGGCGGCACTGGCTGCCCTGGGTTCCCGGCACCAGTTTCCCCAGcagcctttttgtttgtttggaacgGTTTCTTGGGGTCTCCTAGAGAAAGGATTCTCAGCTGAGTTCCAGCAAATGAGCACggtcccacccccctgcttggaGGGCTCCCAGCTGCTCCCTTGGCTGCCCAGCTGA